The Telopea speciosissima isolate NSW1024214 ecotype Mountain lineage chromosome 11, Tspe_v1, whole genome shotgun sequence genome includes the window ACATGGCATCTTGAAGCTTCCGGCCATCCCAGCATAACTAATATTATAGGGCAGTTCATACTGGAATTACTTTGAAGGGGTATAAGGGTTAAATGGTTTcttcaaaaattcaattttcCTTTTGGACAGAAATTCTAGACAAAATGTTGACCATTGACCACCTGATAAGCAGAGGCTATTCTATGCTCAGTTCTTGTATACTTTGTCTTCACGAGTGAGGAATCGATTCATCACCTTCTCATCCACTGAGTATGCTTTAGAAGTGTGACATCTTttgttgaatgaaaattttctttttcttctttttttatttttggtgggggggggggggttaaaacAGAAAAGGCTCTCAATTTTGAATAGCTGGAGTGGTACAATTGAACCTGCAAAGTCCAGAAAATATTGGTTGCTTCTCCCATCAGTGATTCCATGGTCCATctgggaggaaagaaatgacAGAACCAGCTTACAGCATGGTAGACAAGGCTAATGTTTTGGGATTCTTTACTGTAAAgaattcaaaaaatataaatttttaccTGATATCGATAGAGACTAGCAAAGCTTTTCTACTCAAATCCACTTCTTTAACAGGACTAGCAAagcctttttttaattaaaatctaGTCCATTAGCATGATTATAAAATCAGGATGGACTGACTACCAGTAAGCCAAATCAAACCCTAGAAAGAAGCTGGGAGGTACAAATATGATCATTATGCAGCTAATCTTCCATTCATGTTCTAGAATCATGGATAGTGAGTTCCATCATTATATATTCATTTTGGGCTGCCAAGCTCGCTTTCTATTTTGATGTGCGAATTTACACCAATATCATTAAATGCATTTCTTATTGATTCGAAACCTTTCTATACAAAAAGAGTAGTGTAAAATAGGGCTACAACATTTGAGCCACTTAATACAGAGATTTACTGTGACATGCAAGTTTTATATAGCTGCATTTGCCACAATAATGGCATCCTGGCCttgaaaatgaccaagaaaGGATTTGACTAATGACAATATTTCAAGAAAGAGTTGTGAGGATAATGGGACAACGTTCAAAACAGGTTcttatttatcaaaaagaaatacTAATATAAACAATTAAAGTGCAGAATTccacattttcttcttcttctttttttaagagCAGTGACTTTATTGAAAGGACAGAGCAGAAGAAATCCAATAAAGCAAACCACAGCCAGAGCATAAACTCTATCAGACGATCAAAAATATCGAGAAACTAAAAAGGGATAGGATACACCCTTTAAAGTAATTTCATTACATGCCTGACTTTTGGCTAACTTGTTCACACCTGAAATGCACAATCTTGGAACCCAGTTGCATGAGATATTCATAGAATGCAGTGGTCATCTAGCATGCCTGATTAAGTGATTCAGTCTCCAAGGGCCCTGAACTTTCAGCgatcatcttctttctcttgttgCAATTTCTTGAATTCATTATAGTATGCTATTACCGCCTGTAGCTTATCTGCCATAGCCAACAGCCCAGGGATGAAGGCCACTGGGAAACAGCTATTGAAGGCGAGAAGGtgtgtctctctttctttaataaGTAACAAAAGATTGTATCAAATCAGATTTGTTTCTCCCTTTAGTGAAACATTTATCGCAATAATCTGCTGAATTCTGTgtaaaagggtgtacccagtgcacgagactcccACCACTACGGGCTCTGGagaaggtcataatgtatgtaggcttgcccctgctttcgcagagaagctatttccagactcgaacccatgaccacttggtcacaatggagcaaccttaccgttgcaccaaggccagCACTCTAATCTGCTGAATTCTGTGTGATTTAACTCAATATTACAGAGACACATTTCTTTCTGATGATACAGTCTTTTCAATTGATCTACTCCCTTGAGGTTCTGCAGAGAACCAGTGGATGCTATATTAGTAGACACGATTTTAGTTGCTTATGCAATATCATAGAATCTTTTTTGATTGACATGAATGGAGGTGTACGTCAAGACGAGTTTCAGAATAACATTGCCATAAAGGAATGAATCTTCATATACTAATACAAGGGTTCAGCttgaaaaatcccaaaatattATAGTACAAGTAACAGCAGTTGAAAAATCAGTCCTAGTGTTTGAGAGATGCatagaagaaactaaaacaacaGAGGAGGCAACATTATGACTTATATGGTCAATAACACAACATTGTGACTTTCATGGTCAAATAACAGAGAGCAGACCTGATGAATAAAATAGTGAGACAGAACCTCATGTATCAGTAACTAATATCCTGGTATTGATCTTCAAATATGCGCTGTTGGGAGGATAGAATGGATCCTACTAGCTCTCCCCTCCTATCCTGAAAGAAGAGTCTTTAACCAAGCTGTGGTTGATCTATGCAACCGTTTTCACTGGATACCTATCGATGCAATCATCCCAGGGACTCTTGGGAGAAGGCTTGACAGTGCGCAGGGCTTCCCAAACTGCACTGTTACACTTGAAACCACTCCCAAAAGCAATCTGCCAGACACGGTGGCCCTTCCGCATCCTCCCCTTGGCTTCAATATAGGCCAACTCATACCATATAGAGCTGGATGACGTGTTCCCAAAACGATGGAGAGTCATCCTAGAAGCCTCAACATGTAAGGGCAGCAGCTGCAAGTTCTTCTCCAACTCATCAATCACAGCCCTTCCGCCGGCGTGTATGCAGAAGTGATCGAAAGCAAGCTTGAAATCAGGGATATAAGGCTTGAGTTTGGCGTTGAAGAATTTCTTGGCCACCAGAGTGGCGAAGAAGAGAAGCTGCTCGCTAATTGGGAGGACGATCGGGCCCAGTGTGGTGATGTTGGTCTTAAGGGCCCCTCCAGCAATGGCCATGAGATCCTTAGACAGCGAGACCCCGGTTTTACCTGCACCATCTTGCTCCTGGTAAACACATTGGAACGCCTTGTCGTCGGCACCTTTGTGGGTCCTCACGACATGAACGAGCTTGTACTTGGCCCGTTTCCGATCGGCGGACTTGTTGGAGAGCAGCAGAGCAGTGCCACCGACGCGGAACAGGCAATTAGGTATTAGCATAGACTTCTTGTTCCCAAAGTACCAGTTCTGCGTAATGTTCTCTGTGCTCACAACAACAGCATAGGTGTTCCGATGCACCTGGAGCATATCCTTTGCAAGGTCAACGGCGATGACTCCAGCACTGCAACCCATACCACCCAAATTAAAGCTCCGGATGTTCCCCCTCAACTTGTATCTGTTGACGATCATGGCAGACAGAGAAGGCGTCGGATTGAAGAGGCTACAATTCACGACAAGAATCCCAATATCCTTGGGCTTAATGGAGGTGTTGAGGAAGAGATTTTCGAGAGCGCCAAACATGACCTGCTCAGCCTCTTCACGAGCAGCAGCCATGGAAGGTCGAGGAGGGACGTAATGCATCGCCTCGGGGACATAAGTCTCCTCGCCGAGGCCGGAACGCTCAAGGA containing:
- the LOC122646485 gene encoding 3-ketoacyl-CoA synthase 4-like → MGGGGGGGGGGEAGEADHNSSSVGGGGGAATTGVQIQPSRRLPDFLQSVNLKYVKLGYHYLITHLLTLCLIPLMVVIVIEAAQMNPEDVRQLWLHLQFNLVSVIICSTFLVFGSTVYIMTRPRPVYLVDYSCYRPPSHLQVRYSQFMEHSRLTGDFDDSSLEFQRKILERSGLGEETYVPEAMHYVPPRPSMAAAREEAEQVMFGALENLFLNTSIKPKDIGILVVNCSLFNPTPSLSAMIVNRYKLRGNIRSFNLGGMGCSAGVIAVDLAKDMLQVHRNTYAVVVSTENITQNWYFGNKKSMLIPNCLFRVGGTALLLSNKSADRKRAKYKLVHVVRTHKGADDKAFQCVYQEQDGAGKTGVSLSKDLMAIAGGALKTNITTLGPIVLPISEQLLFFATLVAKKFFNAKLKPYIPDFKLAFDHFCIHAGGRAVIDELEKNLQLLPLHVEASRMTLHRFGNTSSSSIWYELAYIEAKGRMRKGHRVWQIAFGSGFKCNSAVWEALRTVKPSPKSPWDDCIDRYPVKTVA